The window ccttatataggcatgggactgTGACGGTTACGATTTCCCGGCCAATCAGGGAGCGCCACATGCCCCCATAATTattgaggaatgacttgaaatgACGTGCGTGCGGCGGTTTGTCAGAGCAGACCATCCAGgacgagacacgtggctgatggtAGAAGAACGTGgggcaactgttcccgccaaaaacgAAACGATGACAACATACAAAGGGAGTCACCGGCTTAGTGATTCATCCACTCCCCGTCACTCCGACAAAATCTaggatccgggaagtgtggggactatctgtatatggtaaaaaccggatatatgcTAAACCGGAGAGATCAaaggccgagggaagaaagggacaagaacGCGTATGAAGGTCCCCACTCTGAGTCGGGGAAGCTTTTGGACAGGAGCAAAGGAAAggcgtcatttggtccggttcttccATGGCAGGTTGTTCGAGGTTGTATGTCCGATTGATCGTGGCCGgtagtccgggagatccgttgcgcagtTGATACATGTCAATGGCATCCTgctgtgttcaactgccaatcgtacgggtgtcagaccgtacggtctacctaatccaacctaatccaactcagaactttttctttattttattatttcttatgttgtatgaagcccatggggtagtattataaataaggggcattggcctccttttagggggttggcttcctcatatcaagaacactttgtaatagcaatatatatatataaaatctctctctcagGTATCTGATTTGCGGTCACATTTGTTGTGtttatttcttgaatttcttcaatcaagtaacactcatGCATTAGTAAATATACAAGTATATAACAAACCACTGATTATCATCGCTCTCTTCACATTATATCAATATTTATATCTTTCTTTTACCAAGTAGATTgagacttaaccacatatcttatacccactcacaaatttaattgattatccaaattcggggtaaacaataacATCATGAGTTCCTAGCTGGTGAATCAATTTTTGTAGTTAAGGAAAGAACTGTTTGAGGTACAGTCACATTATCCACCTAGTTTCAAATCCGATAATGGATGTCTCGGTTATCCAAAAAAAAACAAGGAAAAGAATATTGATAGATGAAGTAGATTTGTTAAAAAGAAAGTTTAGCTGGTATGGTTTGACTGGGAGGGAGTTTAAGAAATTAGGAAAGGctttcattttcaaaaaaaaaaaaaaaggaaataaggaAAGACTTTgaacttgtggtcttaaatatgccATGAAACTTCTGCATGCTAAAAAAGCATGCCATTAAGGGTAAAATTAGAAGTTTAAAATTGAATTTTTCTAAATACAAAGAGTTGTCATTCTGTTTGGAATGGACTAAGAAGGAAATAGTGCCACATAAAATAGCACATCATTAAAGGTAAAATTAGAAGTTTAAAATAGAATTGTTCTAAATACAAAGAGTTGTCATTCTATTTGGAATGGACTAAGAAGGAAATAGTGCCACATAAAATAGCACATCATTAAAGGTAAAATTAGAAATTTAAAATAGAATTGTTCTAAATACAAAGAGTCGCCATTCTGTTTCGAACGGCCTAAAAAAGAAATAGTGCCACATAaaatgaaatggagggagtactgGATGAACAAAAGTAAGATTTTTGGAATCTattcaaataaaaatattattcagTGGTACTGGAAAACTAACAAACTTATAAGTACATGAAAATGCAGGATAAGTTGGACACGTTTTATGTTATTGTATTTTGTCCTCAATGACCTCAGGTGCTGCCTTATTTGTTTCAATTTGTCTCTTAAACTTCCCCTTCATAAAATGGTAAATATGAGTGTCAACACCAACTGATATAATTTGTGGTCCCTAAACGAATATCCATATGACCAATGAAATGACGGTTGTGCATTTAATATTAGTCTTTTGTCACATGTATTTAGCCACTTCTCTTTCTATGTTAAGTATCTTAAGTCTCAAAAGTGCTTGATATTTGTTCCAACTTTTCTCTTAATGCTCTTGCAGGTTGTTCAGGTACTTATATGTGTTAGCAGGATGAACTCTTGGGCTGAAATAGTTCACAGTAAGCTTATTGGCATGTTAACAAACATGTTTTATGAAATTCCGGAGATATCTAATAAAGCTCTTTCGGCTACCCCTGAATTTCTTATTCAGCAGGTTGATCTGATTGGAGGAATTGAATTCATATTTGTAGAGATACTGTCCTATCCATGGTTATAATTCATGTAAAATTGTCCGAGAGTCCTTCATGTGGGAGTAACTTTTGCTTGGCATTTTGTGCCTATTGTATGGAGTTAAAATTGTACTGGGACTCCATCAAATGGGAATAACTTTTGCTTGGCATTTGTGCCTTCTGTATATTTCCAGTGTATATTGTTTCTGGTACAAGAAAAAAACTTATGGGTTAAACTATCTGTAGAAGCTTTCTTTGTATCTGAGCAGGAAGGTTAACAATGCTTTCTGTTATGTGCTATAAGTTGTAAAATCTGCAGAATTTCTGAAGAGATTTTGGTGTGATTAAGCTGGAATAATCTAAAGTTGGGGGCTGGGGAGGGGGGAGTTCTATTTTTTAGTTAAAGTTGGAGCAGGAAATTGTTTTACCCCGTGCAGAGTCTGTGAAAAGATTCCATTGTTTCATGAGCTGTTTGTGGGGTCCAGCCCCATTTACAGGAAGTTGTTTTTCTTGGTTTTGGTATGAGATTTGGTTGATTGGCCAAAGATGTACAAGTGAAGACTTTTGCATAAAAGTGATGTCATTGATGACATAAGGAGGAtcaattcattcctataaatagacAGCTTATGGTTCATTCGATATACAccaaaaatctcagacaatacatctgaatgagagcaaagtgaggtataccatagactgtgtaagaaaatagtctgtgaagaaaaatagagtgtaagtgatattgtagtgaggtgggaaaatcaaaagagtgttatttcttttgagggtgtagtggtattaggagtatttgtactagttactacacagtgtaaaattccttgctatactgatatcagttgctcctcttggccgtggtttttcccttattcagaagggtttccacgtaaaattccggtgtcattattgcttcattttattcttgctgacttaaccataacttagtgttccgcatttatcactaataccgtgaatattatttttgcaggtctattttattcccaacactGTTAGCAAAAATAATTCTGGTCTACTTGCAATTTCATATGCGATTGCTTGTATATAGCACAAAGAGAAAGGTTTAGCTTAAAGATAAGTTCTTTCCACAAATGCAGTTAGTGCTTTCAAATGCAAGGGAAGAAAGAAGGAATTTGTACCTGGTGCTTTTTTATTATGCTTTGCATCAAATAAATGAGTCATGCATAGCTAGTGGAACTTCAGACTACAGTGAGGATGAGGTCCAACCTGTCGCTATGTTGCTTATGATCGCAGATGCACCTGAAGCTTTGCATATATCAGTAAAGCTTGGATTGGAAGGCATCTTGGAGCTTCTGCAACGCCCAATATCTAGTGCATTGTCCAAATATCCAAATTCTGATCGACTTTCTATGGTAATGCTAACTTCATTTCTTGCTTATTCTCATTGGCCATCAAACATGATAGTGTGTCCTTTTTTCGGTGAAAACATCTGAGAAAGCTTATCCAATCAGGCTTCTTTATGATAACTTGTAAAACGATTGATGCTTCTCATTATATGCTGTGCTAATGAGCAGTAATTTGGTTGTGCTTCTTGGTGACTAATCAACATAGTTGATAGCCTAAATATTGATGCAAGGGAAATTGCATCTCAGCGAAAGTAGTTCTCTATAAGGTCCAACAAGGTTTCTCCTTGGGTTGCCCATTTTGGTATTCGGAGGAGATTTTtggcgcggggggggggggggggggggggtggttatTAAGTCTCTTCGAGGGGTGTATGATGAAGAGTCTTCAACAGTCAAATTGGTCTCCAATGTACTTGTTCCTTACCTGTTTTAATTCTCTATGTGCAGTCCAATATTTATTTCCATGCATCCAaaccgaccccccccccccccccccacaccccCTGCAAAAGCCAGGGGTATTATATGTTATAGATAAAGATTCCATATGTGTTGACCTTCTATTCTCTTTTCTTGGTCCGGGTAAGGAAAACCTAAAAGTCTAGTTTCGGTCATCTTGACTTTGTTGTCAGCAATATTTGTTCAAATTTCTTACCATTTGCGTGTAAGTTTCATGAGCTTAGTTAATCTTAGACTCTAGGTTAATGATGTGCTTGTTCAAGATCGTGGCCTAAACCATTCACGTAGTAAttccaaattttttatttttcgcCTGTCTCTGTATCCCTTTAGGTATTCCTCCATCTGGCATTGTTTCAAGAAAACAAACATGGGGACATTTTAATTTGCATGAGTTTTGTGTGAGTTGGGTGTTTACCATAAAGTCACGTCAGTGATACAGTCTGTAGAAATAAAACTAAGTGATGTGATGTTTCAATTGTTTGGACACTTGCATCTTTTTATTAGCTTTTGGGAGTTTTGCTGAAATTTCGTTGTTTGAATTTGTTTACTAAGAATCTCATGGCACGACAAGCCATTTATCATTAGAATAAGTGTCAAGTGGAAGTGTAATGTATGCAGCAATATTCTGCAGGTAAGAAAGACATTATACACAAGTAATAGAGTTTATTAAactttaccttatcaaaaaaaaggTAATAAGTTTATTAACTATTTGGTTTCAGATATCCTTTATGCAGAAGGGTTGGGTGTTAGAATCTATAAGAACCGCTATAACACCTTCAAGTCAATTATAGAGAGACATTATCTAATGCAATATATGCAACTCATCACTCTATCTAATACAATATATGCAAATAATTTTTTCCTGGACCATACCATGCAAATTTCTTTATGATGCGAATTAGGAGATGTTCTTggagattttcttattttattttgtgccttTTTCTCAAGATTGGTCAATGTTGCTCTCTCTCGATGAACGTGAAATTTTACGTCACACAGAGGTAGTCACTAGTTTACGTACAACGTGGAGTCAGAAAGAAGATATGGAGTGTTAAAAAATTATAGCAACATGGGAGGGTTTCTGCTTTTTATATGTAGTATCATATATACCTAAAAAATGCCACTGAAATACTTAAATATCCCGTTTTGTCATGAAATATTATTTCCATAATTCAAATACTTAAACTTGAAACAATTATTTGCAAGTAGTAGTTTGGCCATGAAGTCATAGATTTAAGCGAAATATTATTTGAACTCCAAATGAAATATTAAAATAGTTGTTTGAAGGTGAaactgaaaataaataaattcaaaGCTTCAACTTACACttacaaattttcaatttttcaaATATTTTCAAGTGGAAGTCCACGTTCGACACTACTTAAATtttcataaacatgtttcaagttcAATTTCAAATACTCTTTTGTCAATTTTCAACTAAACTATTGTCCAGACGCATACATTGATAcaataacatatttccatctatTCCATGAAAAACAAAACATATAAACTCCGAGTTTGAAGGTTGCAGTTGACCCAAATGATTGAATGTAGACGGATTTCTCGGTCATAAAAAAATTGATTCAAACTAAAAGTATCAACACTATACAACATAAAAAAGTCTTCGTCTTGCTCAGATTCGTACATCGTAGAGGAGTCAACATACTCCTTTACATATCTGTTACTATTGACAGGGGATGACTCCCTTTTCAAAAACATCTTGGAGTTTAGTAGAATGATGTTCTAATTCTTAAACTAGATTTGGAGTTGTAATGCTGTCTTAATGGCCTTCTTCATAGTGGAACATATTTTTCTACCAGTAACATTATTTTACATAATTTCAACAGTAAATAAAAATTTACTTGATTAATCATCTTCATTCTTTGATGTCTTCTCCATTAATCTAACTTTTTTTCGAAGCAAATTCTCAATTAACTAAATTTTTGTTGCTTCAATATCAATAAATAGAAGGGTCCCATCTCTAAATGTTAAGCTTTTAAACATTTTTTTAAGAGTCAGTTCACACAAATTATATCAGTAATTCTTTTTTTGATCAGGTACATCAGTAAATATTTTCACTTGCTTGTTTCAAGAAAAATAATCAGGTGGAGGTCCATATGGAGTAGGGGGGAAGAGGGAGGGAGGGAGGATGAGTTCCGAACCTAATATAAATAAAGTGTCCTTTCTCTCACaatttaagcttttagatgagtcAGTTCCCACGATTTATTACTCTTCGGCCATTATATTTCACTTATTTTGCTTTCACTACTTATAAACTATACAAGTCAAGTTAGCATCTTAAACTCCATGTCTATTCACTGGCTCGTTTAAAGTGGGATGGGGGAGAGTGAAATGGTACATTTCTACGGTAAATTATACATATCCCCGAGATCATTGAACTGAAGACTACTAGGCACATGTAGGTGTTTTTGGATCCAATTTTAAGTACTTTGGGTCCAAAATCTGAAGAGAATTGGCAAAACTGGTGTGTCCAAAGTTGAAGAGAATTGGCAAAACTGGTGTTTTGCGACTTTGGCCTAGGAGTTTCGGACAAGTGTTTGGTAGATCTGGCCAGATATTTGGCTACTCTACAGCAAAAATTCCATAACAGCATTCCAGATTTTTTTGTTTGGACTTCTTAATGCTCATGCGAAACTGAGCGAATGAACTAGATACAATTTCAAGGCATAAATGAAAAGCTCTTTGGATTGTGAGGCATCTCTGAATCTGTCATTTCTTTGCACTTGATTGTATAAATTTGCTTTCTCGACTTTGTAAAGAAATTAAAGGTTGTTATAACTATTGTGTTCTGTATGTGTTGTTATACACCTACATAGCACTGCTTGCTTCCATTCTTGATAATCGTACAGACCTTTTAATGAATTATTTCTTCTTTTTAATGAATTATTTCTTCTTTCCATGTGGTAATCTGACCTTTGTttctgtttaccccaaatttggataatcaattaaatttgtgagtgggtataaaATATGTGGTTAAGTCTCAATCTACTTGATGAAAGAAAGACATAAATATAGATATGGTATGACGAGAGCGATGATAATCTGTGGTTTTGCTATATACTCGTATGCACACTAATGTATGAGTGTTATTCGATTGAagaaatgcaagaaataaacacaACAAATGTGACCGAAATCGGGTacttgagagagagattttatatatatattgctaatACAGAGTGTTCTTGATGTGTGAAAAAACCAACCCCACAAAGGAGAgggatgagctctatttatagtgttgcctctatgggcctcatacaatacaAATCCTTAAAAAATAAGAGGAAGGACAACTCTGAGCgggttaggttgaccgtacggtctgacacacgcatggttggtgattgaccatgacaggacgctaccGACGCGTGGCTCACGCGCAACGGCTCTACTGGACCAACAACCACGGATATTCGGACTAACGGCCCCGACCAACCCGATGATGAAGAAACCGTACCAAACGGTGCCCCTGCTCAGCTCCGGTCCGAGCGATCCTCCGGTccgagcgttcctccggttcagaatgaaagtcttcACCCATGTTCTTGTAACCTTCTTCCTTTGGTCCCTCGTCTCTCTGGTTAGagtcatatccggtttttaccgtatacagatagtccccacacttcccggatcaccGATTTATCGGAgcaacgggaagtggatgaatcacgaaACTGGTGACTCCGTTAGCTCATTGTcatcttctcattttggcgggaacggttgcgtcacGTCTCCCTTTTCAGCGGCCACGTGCCCTAtcccggatggtccgctctgacaaTCGCCGCATGcacgtcgtttcgagtcgcttctcattaattatggggacTCCCGGATTGGCCGGGGAATCGTAACCGCCACAGTCCcttgcctatataaggcccttccATTTCATCATTCGAACATTTAGTTCTTCGATTACTCCTTTCTGCTTCAAACGTTCATCCTCTTACACATTCAATATCTTTGCTCATAATCATCTGAAATATTTGATTCTTGTTGATCTGCTGCTTGCATTACGTGAAAAGGATCGATTCCGCCACCTTTTCTACTTGTTATTCTCGCCTTTTGTTGCTTCCTTCTGTAGCTTTTGCCATTTTTTGAACCTTTTGACAGTTCCCTTTGCTCTTTTGCCTTCTTTATCTCCTCTTTCGAATCCATTCAACttctttctttcatatttcccaatgtctgaaaccacttcccatggcattccctcggtttcatccccaGGAACCGAGGCCGTATCTCCAACTAAAGCAAAGAGCTCCTTCGAGCCTACagcctcggatattataccggccaaacccaacttcaacaaagacctcgAGATTGAAAAACCTTCGTCGGTGTCCGACAGGGGATTCGATGTGAGGCGATACCCatcctccattaccgaggataagcTCGACCTGGTCTGGGCTGACTGTGCATGTCATACGTGCTCGGTTCAAGTCTTCGCCCCGGGCCAGacgaatcagtcaccgaccaccAGAAAGATTTTTGTACGTTTACACttaccccttcactctcaaaatcgaccctccgatcgacccggtcatcttagacatgtgtcGGACTTACTGCGTGACCTTGGCCCAAATCGGTCTGATTGTTTGGAGGGTCATGGTGTGCCTTCGGCTACTGGCCAATAACGCCGAGAAAGAGCTCACATTGGCCCACTTGATATGCCTATAATCCTCGAGGCTATTCTGGGGCGGCGTAATAAAACTAGCAAAACGCAGCCGGAATCCCTTTTtctcgaagatggatgaagacagagaccgaggCTGGTTGGAGCGGTTCATCCGGGTGCGGACCTCCCGGAagagtggaacaacaagcgtaagcctaAACTTCGAGTTATTGCCTTTGTATGTTTTGTCATTCTTCGGTCTTATTTTCTTactgtttttcttatttttattagcCAACGGAtacattcctccggtcgtccgtaACCTGAATGAATGGGTCACGGCACTCCTCAGCCAGTATGACCACGACATGCGGACATGGGCCCCCTGTCACGCGGCTGATGGGTCGCCCAAAACCACGGTAGTACTTTGCTTTTACCCATGTTCACTGCATTTTTCACTATCCGCACTCATTGTCTCTTCGactttcaggtttgcccaagcgCTCGGTCGATCCAAGACTAGAGTAGGGCGCCGAACCCACAGCGTCAGCACCTGAGTTCGATTCAGTGGGTGCGTCTCGTGCCCTTGCTGCTGCCGCTGCTAAAAGAAAGAGGCCCTCGGAGAGAGGGCAAaagtcgaagaagagggcgaggagcgtcgcccGGTCCTCACgggatgaagcagagcccgaTATCATTATTCGAAGAGTTGATAATGATTCTCCCGTGGCTCCGATCCCTGAGGAGGCTGTTGCCGTTTCACCTCTTCCTTCTGCTGAAGGACTTCTGGTTCCGGTCTCAcaaacaggtgcggaagaaaatctttccccggctcctctaaggtcgattgactttgtcgacattacaGGTGAAACTTATTCTGAAGAAGCTCCCCTGCAAAGGATAAAGAGGTCCGGGGAGGCGGCCGCTGCAGAAGTCGGTCAAAGGACCGGGCCGGTCCCGAAGATTGAAGTCCCCGTTGACATTGATCTGACGCCCGAGCATGAGCCTGCGGCAACTACGGAACCCCCGAGCTTTGCTGAAGatattgaggctgctccaagttcctctactccgGCTCCGAGGCCTGACTAGTTTGACGATATGTTCTCGGGCACCCCTCCCGCTATCGGCGAAGCTGCGGGATTCGGGCATCTCCATATCCCTCAggccacgaggtcggccagcCGATCCTCCGAATCTGGGGCCAGGGACATCTTGGTGCGTATTTTCTAGGCGCCAAGCGTAGAACCGAGGAGAACAAAATCGGTcgtggtcaccgtccccgaggactgcagcttcctttctcgcccggtgggcgtagcgagctatcTAAGGCCTTTTGTCTCGGATtcggacaagcggaagatgaccgaGGTCACCTAGCAATGCCTcatcaacgagggtatgcatgcgggcaaccgggtaagattttAAGCCGTTTCTGCACACCTTTACTGAGGATTTTAACCCTGTCCCGTTCAAGTTTTTAACTAGCTttcttttgcagagtgtggtgcttgtcaacgagGCCTTCGTCCGCGCCCAGCAAGAGATGGCTGATCTTAAGGTCCTATTGGATGCCCAGGGACGGAAAACGGAGAAGTATCTGCACCTTCTTCGGGAGAAAGAGGAGGAGTTGAGCCGAGCGGTTGCTCTTTCCAATCTTCAGCCCGAGCTTGACGCAGCGAAGGCCGAGAACAGTCAGCTGAGGAGTGAACTGGTCGCCATGACCGAATACAATCGGAGCCTCGAAGCTaagaagatcggccttagccgggataacgctcaaatttcctcgaggctcggtgAGCTTTAGACCACTttctcccaactccgggaggagatagatttggtgaagtcggatgctgcgagcttggacgagaggaaccggctgctcgaatctgagagtgcccggtatCAAGAGCGTGCTACGGTGTTCTAAGAGAAAGCGGAGAGCAGGGACCGGATGTGCAATGATCTGAAGAACGCACTTAAGGAAACGACCGATGCAAATGACACCctccaggccgagcttcaatcggccatccaGATGCAGAATGTTCTTGGGGAGGCTGGGGATGCCCTAGCTgcgaagttagcccaggccgaggctgatttggacgaGGCTCTGAAGAGCGTCGAGGCCGCTGAGGCTCAGGCTACTATTGTTGCTGAGTACGCGAAGTGGAAGTCCTGGAGGATTActctcgagcaagccgagcatgaaTTTACCGATTTTCCGGCCCTTATTGCCGAGGCTAAAAGGGTCGAAGGAGATGCTAAGGATGCTCTCAGTTCTGACTCCGATGACTCTGAGCAGACAGAGTCTGAGCGCTCCGGTTCCAGCCATTCTGAGTATATTTGGGTCTGTACTTGgcttttatctttattttattttttgcctctGCAAGACTTTGGTTTTCCGATGTAAAAAACATCCCTTTAAATGAAAAATGCATCTTTCTGGTTTCCTTGTTTGAATGTTTGCTATTACTTTTGCCAGAAGTGTTGGTCCGTTTTGAGGGCGAGCTGGGTCGTGGTCGTTAGTTCACCGTGCCCGTAGGATTTACCCGATGCGTTGTGAATTCAGATGTCTCCGAAACACGATAAGTGTTTCCTTAGGGCCGGTATTTGTTCGGTAatattttagggccggtatttctTCGGCCTTGGCTAAGTTTTGACGTAACGGtccccgtttggggaagtttatcaaatttttgctcggatcattgtgacctcgttgcctttgtcgaatttcgaccattgTGCCCGGTATAGGGCGTGTGAATGAAGCAGTGTCAAAATACAGCGGTTATCACCGAGGTAAAGTCCATTTATCAGAAAGACACCCGAGATATTgttatccgaactttcgataGTTTTGTGCTTGAAAAATGTTTGTTCACATGAGAATTTTCATTCCTtttgcctttgccgtagcaaatactaaatgggacacgattcattatgatagtttggtccttacatcgaatgctaaatgggacacgattcattatgatcgtttggtccttacatcgaaggctatggccagTGGCCGGGATaattttgccgtagcaagtgtTGAGTTTCTTCGTCTTTTATGACCGGGGTAATCTTCGATGCGGGCATAGTATTCCCCTAGCATTTTTCCGAGCTGCAAGGTCGGGTgagcgctattaagtccccactcggagGGTGTGACCTCGATGGTCCGGGCGTTCGTCCTTTatttttgtcaagtaacacgttgtacttgttgcctcattaaaaaccttgtcgaaaacCCCATTTTGGGaaaaaaccgtactaaggaaaagagtgcaacacgtgttttcaga is drawn from Lycium barbarum isolate Lr01 chromosome 8, ASM1917538v2, whole genome shotgun sequence and contains these coding sequences:
- the LOC132606184 gene encoding uncharacterized protein LOC132606184 yields the protein MQLVLSNAREERRNLYLVLFYYALHQINESCIASGTSDYSEDEVQPVAMLLMIADAPEALHISVKLGLEGILELLQRPISSALSKYPNSDRLSMLLGKIVENF